From Pyxicephalus adspersus chromosome 7, UCB_Pads_2.0, whole genome shotgun sequence, a single genomic window includes:
- the LOC140334702 gene encoding NACHT, LRR and PYD domains-containing protein 1b allele 2-like codes for MSVETPTRILPFHVVLENPSFSSLGIFLWNVLPTALTKRIPIHGKVFLYLKTVGVQCLEYKIHLYLMPTFAPVKKTFHQEKSRNGFRKLDKPPRTKTVYIKKSYTVNGPGGAHISPKELEVECISPLQNFTDITIDGAVQVIDLWLVNERDAENIWQCRLSRGEVEELGPHIPQNTRRQGEFEELNSHISQITTGSEGMIYYYPCLYVRILQI; via the exons ATGAGTGTGGAAACGCCAACACGAATTCTACCCTTCCATGTGGTGCTGGAAAATCCTTCGTTTTCCTCTCTTGGGATTTTTTTGTGGAACGTGTTACCAACAGCATTAACCAAACGCATACCAATACATGGCAAAGTGTTCTTGTACTTAAAAACAGTTGGAGTGCAATGTTTGGAGTATAAGATTCATCTTTATCTAATGCCTACCTTTGCTCCAGTGAAGAAG ACTTTCCACCAAGAAAAGTCAAGAAATGGGTTCAGAAAACTTGATAAACCTCCCAGGACCAAAACTGTCTACATTAAGAAAAGCTATACAGTAAATGGACCCGGGGGAGCCCATATATCACCAAAG gagCTGGAGGTGGAATGTATCTCTCCATTACAGAACTTCACTGATATCACCATAGACGGTGCAGTGCAAGTAATTGACTTATGGTTAGTAAACGAACGTGACGCCGAGAACATTTGGCAGTGTCGTCTATCGAGAG GAGAAGTAGAAGAGTTGGGACCACACATTCCACAAAATACAAGACGCCAAG GAGAATTTGAAGAGTTGAATTCACATATTTCACAAATTACCACCGGGTCTGAAGGTATGATATATTATTACCCTTGTCTTTATGTCAGGATATTACAAATATAA